CTGAACGAGACGCGCCGACACGCGAATCTTCGGAAGCTGCGAAGGATTCTGCGGCGCCGCCGAGATTGGCAAGAGCGGCAGCAGAAGGCAAATGGCAACGCGGCAGCTCATCGAGCAAAGTGCGATTCTCATTTTTGTCCTGCTTCGCGGCGCTCAGCCTCTGCTGATTCTATAACTCTTACTCTGCGAGAAACAAACTCTGTGCGAACGGCCATTCCGTGTCGACCCACTGAGCGGCGCAGCGGAAGCCAGCGCGTTCTCCCATCTTGGCGGCCTCGTCACAGCGATATTTATGCGAGCTTTCCGTCCAGATGGTTTCGCCTTCTGCAAAGTTTACATTCAATCTTGCGGCCGTAATATGCGCTGTTTGACGTCGCGCCGAACGCAAATGCATTTCGACTCGCCGATTTTCTTCGTCGTAGCGTACTTCATGTTCGAAAAATCGCAGGTCGAAATCGGCGCCGAGTTCGCGATTGATGCGCGCCAGCAAATTCTGATTGAACGCCGCGGTGACGCCTGCAGGATCATCATAAGCCAACAATAACTGACTCACGGATTTTTCAAGGTCCGTCGCCAGCAGCAACGCATCGCAAGGATGCAGCACGTTCCGCACTTCGCGCAAAAAAGCTTCGCCGGCGGGACGATCGAAATTGCCGATCGTGCTGCCCAGAAACAGAACGAGGAATCGCTCTCCCGAATTCCGCCGCGAAGCAACATCGAGCAATCCATCCAAATAGGCGCGCTCGAATCCCACGATGCTGACGGAATCGATGCGGCCGAGTTCCTGCCAGCAGCGCGAAAGCGCGGTGCGCGAGATGTCAATGGGATAGTAATTGACGGGCTGTCGCCGCGAGAGTGCCTCCAATATCCATCGCGTTTTCGTTCCGCTTCCACTGCCCAATTCCGCGACGGCCACCGGCGCTGGCAGCCGGTCGATGACATCTTCCGCGTGACGCTTCAGCAAGCGAGCGCCCGCGCGCGAGAGGCCGTACTCCGGCAGCAAGCAAATCGCTTCGAACAGCGCAGAACCAACTTCGTCGTAAAGATACTTCGACGGCAGTTCTTTTTGTCCTGTCTTACTCAATCCAGCGTGCACATCCGCGGCAAAATCTTCGAGCTGCTTCCCTGTGACGCCATGCGTGGCGATTCTCGCGGCAGTTGCCATGGCTTACTCCTCCACCGTGCGGAATTTCGCGTACACATAGGGATAATGCGGCTGGAACCAATTGCGGAAGGAGCGCCGCAGCATGCAAGCGGCCGTGCGTTGCGATCCGCCCTTCATCACGAAATGCTTGCCATCGAAAAAGTTCGCAGAGTAGCCGGGATAAAACGAAAACGGTTCGAATCCAGGGAATGGCGCAAACGGAGTCGA
The sequence above is a segment of the Candidatus Acidiferrales bacterium genome. Coding sequences within it:
- the egtD gene encoding L-histidine N(alpha)-methyltransferase, with the protein product MATAARIATHGVTGKQLEDFAADVHAGLSKTGQKELPSKYLYDEVGSALFEAICLLPEYGLSRAGARLLKRHAEDVIDRLPAPVAVAELGSGSGTKTRWILEALSRRQPVNYYPIDISRTALSRCWQELGRIDSVSIVGFERAYLDGLLDVASRRNSGERFLVLFLGSTIGNFDRPAGEAFLREVRNVLHPCDALLLATDLEKSVSQLLLAYDDPAGVTAAFNQNLLARINRELGADFDLRFFEHEVRYDEENRRVEMHLRSARRQTAHITAARLNVNFAEGETIWTESSHKYRCDEAAKMGERAGFRCAAQWVDTEWPFAQSLFLAE